The proteins below come from a single Polymorphobacter fuscus genomic window:
- a CDS encoding cryptochrome/photolyase family protein: MTCLFVVLGDQLSPGLLAADDPADTVVLMMEVAAEATYVRHHQKKIAFLFSAMRHFAEDLRGAGWTVDYVRLDESDNSGDFDGEVVRAARRHGATRIVTTEGGEWRVLAAQQGWGALTGLPCVVRPDDRFLIARAEFADWAEGRKRLVMEDFYRVMRRRTGLLMNGAEPAGGAWNFDADNRKTPAKGLAYPPVPGFAPDAVTAEVLDLVGARFGNHFGDLLPFAHAVTRAQALDCLADFIDERLPRFGDYQDAMVAGQDHLFHSQLSPLINCGLLLPMEVCAAADAAYRAGDVPINAAEGFIRQILGWREYVRGIHWIAGPDYTARNHLAATRDLPEFYWTGDTGMRCLAEAVGATKRHAHAHHIQRLMVLGNFAMLTGVDPFQVHEWFLAVYDDAYEWVETPNVIGMSQFADGGLMGSKPYAAGGAYINRMSDYCRGCRYNVKLRTGPEACPFNSLYWDFLARHRDRLKGNQRLWRMYDGWDRFDADEQAAIRAQAADFMATL; this comes from the coding sequence ATGACGTGTCTGTTTGTCGTGCTGGGCGACCAGCTGAGCCCCGGGCTGCTCGCCGCTGACGATCCGGCGGACACGGTCGTGCTGATGATGGAGGTCGCCGCCGAAGCGACCTATGTGCGGCACCACCAAAAGAAGATCGCCTTTCTGTTCTCGGCGATGCGGCATTTTGCGGAGGACCTGCGCGGTGCCGGCTGGACGGTCGATTATGTGCGGCTCGACGAGTCCGACAACAGCGGGGATTTCGACGGCGAAGTGGTTCGCGCGGCGCGGCGGCACGGGGCGACGCGCATCGTCACGACCGAAGGCGGCGAATGGCGGGTGCTGGCGGCGCAACAGGGCTGGGGCGCGCTGACCGGGCTGCCGTGCGTGGTTCGGCCGGACGATCGCTTCCTGATCGCACGCGCCGAATTCGCCGATTGGGCCGAGGGCCGCAAGCGGTTGGTGATGGAAGATTTCTACCGGGTCATGCGGCGTCGCACCGGGCTGTTGATGAACGGCGCCGAACCCGCCGGCGGCGCGTGGAATTTCGATGCCGACAATCGCAAGACGCCGGCAAAGGGCCTGGCCTATCCCCCGGTGCCGGGCTTTGCGCCGGATGCCGTCACTGCCGAGGTGCTCGATCTGGTCGGGGCGCGCTTCGGCAACCATTTCGGCGATCTCCTGCCGTTTGCGCACGCGGTGACGCGCGCGCAGGCGCTCGACTGTCTCGCCGATTTCATCGATGAACGGCTGCCGCGGTTCGGCGATTACCAGGACGCGATGGTGGCGGGGCAGGACCATCTGTTCCACAGCCAGCTGTCACCGCTGATCAACTGCGGGCTGTTGCTGCCGATGGAAGTCTGTGCGGCGGCCGACGCCGCCTATCGCGCCGGCGATGTGCCGATCAACGCGGCCGAAGGCTTCATCCGGCAGATTCTCGGCTGGCGCGAATATGTCCGCGGCATCCACTGGATCGCCGGGCCCGACTACACCGCGCGCAACCATCTGGCGGCGACGCGTGACCTGCCCGAGTTCTACTGGACCGGCGACACCGGCATGCGCTGCCTTGCCGAAGCGGTGGGCGCGACGAAGCGCCATGCCCATGCCCATCATATCCAGCGGCTGATGGTGCTCGGCAACTTCGCCATGCTGACGGGGGTCGATCCCTTCCAGGTCCATGAATGGTTCCTGGCGGTCTATGACGATGCCTATGAATGGGTCGAAACGCCGAACGTCATCGGCATGAGCCAGTTTGCCGACGGTGGCCTGATGGGATCGAAACCCTATGCCGCTGGCGGCGCCTATATCAATCGCATGTCGGACTATTGCCGGGGCTGCCGCTACAATGTGAAGCTGCGCACTGGCCCCGAGGCCTGCCCGTTCAACAGCCTGTACTGGGACTTTCTGGCCCGCCACCGCGACAGGCTGAAGGGCAACCAGCGGCTGTGGCGGATGTACGATGGCTGGGATCGCTTCGACGCCGATGAACAGGCCGCCATCCGCGCGCAGGCGGCGGATTTCATGGCGACACTCTAG
- a CDS encoding HesB/IscA family protein has product MTTTLRRPRPAPITVTEDAARRIAEIIAKAPIPAAGVRLTTPKRGCSGLAYSLDYVTEAKPGDEAVTTPGGTLFIDGGSLMYLIGSRMDWKEDDFAAGFVFENPNSKGSCGCGESFTV; this is encoded by the coding sequence GTGACCACTACCCTGCGCCGCCCGCGCCCGGCGCCGATCACCGTCACCGAGGATGCGGCGCGGCGCATCGCGGAAATCATCGCCAAGGCGCCGATTCCGGCCGCCGGTGTGCGGCTGACGACGCCCAAGCGCGGCTGTTCGGGGCTGGCCTACAGCCTCGATTATGTCACCGAGGCCAAGCCGGGTGACGAGGCGGTGACGACTCCTGGCGGCACGCTGTTCATCGACGGGGGCAGCCTGATGTACCTGATCGGCAGCCGCATGGACTGGAAGGAAGACGATTTCGCCGCCGGCTTCGTCTTCGAAAACCCCAATTCCAAGGGGAGCTGCGGGTGCGGGGAAAGCTTTACCGTCTAG
- a CDS encoding aminotransferase class V-fold PLP-dependent enzyme, protein MSGVLAEQTSDATRVPEGSRKADFPGLAGNWAYLDTAATAQKPQVVIDAIARAYGADYATVHRGVYERSATMTMRYEAARETVARFIHAASPGEVVFVRGATEGINLVAQSWGQRLVAGDRVLLSALEHHSNIVPWQMLRDRTGIEIDVAPLTDDGRIDEDALEALLTPRTKLVAIAHVSNVLGGVADVARIARAAHAVGALLLVDGCQAAARLTIDVQAMGADFYVFSGHKLYGPTGIGVLWGRADLLDTMPPVQGGGAMIETVTFAATTYASPPQRFEAGTPAIAEVIGLAAAIDYVESIGLDAIHAHETALVAAARAALGRINSVTLFGPQDSAGILSFAIRGVHPHDIGTILDESGVAIRAGHHCAQPLMAVLGVPATARASFGIYNDLDDVARLAAGIERVTRIFGAVTADI, encoded by the coding sequence ATGAGCGGCGTGCTGGCCGAACAGACGTCCGACGCGACCCGCGTTCCGGAGGGAAGCCGGAAGGCCGATTTCCCCGGGCTTGCCGGCAATTGGGCCTATCTCGACACCGCGGCCACGGCGCAGAAGCCGCAGGTCGTCATCGATGCCATCGCGCGCGCTTATGGCGCCGATTATGCGACGGTGCATCGCGGCGTCTATGAACGGTCGGCGACCATGACCATGCGCTATGAAGCGGCGCGCGAGACGGTGGCGCGCTTCATCCATGCGGCGTCTCCCGGGGAGGTGGTCTTCGTGCGCGGCGCGACCGAAGGCATCAACCTGGTGGCGCAGAGCTGGGGCCAGCGCCTCGTCGCCGGCGACCGGGTGCTGCTGTCGGCGCTCGAACATCACAGCAATATCGTGCCGTGGCAGATGCTGCGTGACCGCACCGGTATCGAAATCGACGTGGCGCCGCTGACGGACGATGGCCGCATCGATGAGGACGCGCTGGAAGCCCTGCTGACGCCGCGCACGAAGCTGGTTGCCATCGCCCATGTGTCGAACGTGCTCGGCGGCGTCGCCGATGTGGCGCGGATCGCGCGCGCGGCGCACGCTGTCGGCGCGCTGCTGCTCGTCGATGGCTGCCAGGCGGCGGCGCGGTTGACGATCGACGTCCAGGCGATGGGTGCCGACTTCTACGTGTTTTCGGGCCACAAGCTTTATGGCCCGACGGGTATCGGCGTGCTGTGGGGGCGAGCCGACCTGCTCGACACGATGCCGCCGGTGCAGGGCGGCGGCGCAATGATCGAGACGGTGACCTTCGCGGCCACGACCTATGCCTCGCCGCCGCAGCGGTTCGAGGCGGGAACGCCGGCGATCGCCGAGGTGATCGGGCTGGCGGCGGCGATCGACTATGTCGAATCGATCGGGCTGGACGCGATCCACGCCCATGAAACGGCGCTGGTCGCGGCGGCGCGGGCGGCATTGGGCCGGATCAATTCGGTGACTTTGTTCGGGCCGCAGGACAGTGCCGGCATCCTGTCCTTCGCCATCCGGGGCGTGCATCCGCACGACATCGGCACCATATTGGATGAAAGCGGTGTCGCCATCCGCGCCGGGCATCATTGCGCCCAGCCGCTGATGGCGGTGCTCGGCGTGCCGGCGACGGCGCGGGCGAGCTTTGGCATCTACAATGACCTCGACGATGTGGCGCGGCTGGCGGCGGGCATTGAGCGAGTGACACGCATTTTCGGCGCCGTGACGGCGGACATTTGA
- a CDS encoding SUF system Fe-S cluster assembly regulator, with protein MIRLTNLADYAVVVMTAAAREPGVRLSAARVADVTGIPAPTVAKLMGTLARGGLLTASRGVAGGFSLALRPAAISVAAIVEAVDGPIALTNCQAGETSNCAIEGHCGVRGHWGPINRAVRDALAAVTLADLLQPAVQTAGPVPAAVCATEKVEA; from the coding sequence TTGATCCGCCTCACCAACCTTGCCGATTACGCCGTCGTGGTGATGACAGCAGCGGCGCGCGAGCCGGGCGTCAGGCTGTCGGCGGCGCGGGTGGCGGACGTGACCGGAATTCCGGCGCCGACGGTCGCCAAGCTGATGGGAACGTTGGCGCGCGGCGGCCTGCTGACGGCGTCGCGCGGCGTCGCCGGTGGATTTTCGCTGGCGTTGCGTCCGGCCGCGATCAGCGTCGCTGCGATCGTCGAGGCTGTCGATGGCCCGATCGCGCTGACCAACTGCCAGGCGGGCGAAACGAGCAATTGCGCCATCGAGGGCCATTGCGGCGTCAGGGGCCATTGGGGCCCGATCAATCGTGCGGTACGCGACGCACTGGCAGCGGTAACGCTTGCCGACCTGTTGCAGCCGGCGGTGCAGACTGCCGGGCCCGTGCCCGCCGCGGTGTGCGCGACCGAGAAAGTGGAAGCATGA
- the sufB gene encoding Fe-S cluster assembly protein SufB — translation MTDNSAAIDAPVADAPLLDQEARAAVADLATYKWGFTSDIESEMAPKGLSEDTVRYISAKKGEPQWLLDWRLKAFRRWLTMVEPDWAKLDIAPIDYQDAYYYAAPKAKPTIGSLDELDPEIRRTYEKLGIPIAEQEVLAGVEGSRRIAVDAVFDSVSVATTFRAELERAGVIFRSISEAVKEYPDLVRKWLGSVVPQHDNYFACLNSAVFSDGTFVYIPEGVRCPMELSTYFRINAANTGQFERTLIIADKGSHVSYLEGCTAPMRDENQLHAAVVELVAMDDAEIKYSTVQNWYPGDANGVGGIYNFVTKRANCLGKRSKVSWTQVETGSAITWKYPSCVLSGEDSVGEFYSVAVTNNRQQADTGTKMIHLGRGTRSTIVSKGISAGRSQGTYRGLVRVAASAEGARNHTQCDSLLLGSDCGAHTVPYIEVRNPTAIIEHEATTSKISDDQLFYAQSRGLDAEAAVALIVNGFCKEVLQQLPMEFAVEAQKLLGISLEGSVG, via the coding sequence ATGACGGACAATAGTGCAGCGATCGACGCGCCGGTGGCGGACGCGCCGCTTCTCGACCAGGAAGCGCGTGCGGCTGTCGCCGATCTGGCGACCTACAAATGGGGCTTTACCTCCGACATCGAATCGGAAATGGCACCCAAGGGCCTGTCCGAAGACACGGTGCGCTATATTTCGGCCAAGAAAGGCGAGCCGCAATGGCTGCTCGACTGGCGGCTCAAGGCCTTTCGGCGCTGGCTGACGATGGTCGAGCCCGACTGGGCCAAACTCGACATCGCGCCGATCGATTATCAGGACGCCTATTATTACGCGGCGCCCAAGGCGAAGCCGACGATCGGGTCGCTCGACGAACTCGATCCCGAAATCCGGCGGACCTATGAGAAGCTGGGCATCCCGATCGCCGAGCAGGAGGTGCTGGCGGGCGTCGAGGGATCGCGCCGGATCGCCGTCGATGCGGTGTTCGATTCGGTCAGCGTCGCCACGACGTTCCGCGCCGAGCTGGAGCGCGCCGGAGTCATCTTCCGCTCGATCAGCGAGGCGGTGAAGGAATATCCCGACCTGGTGCGCAAATGGCTGGGCAGCGTCGTGCCGCAGCATGACAATTACTTCGCCTGCCTCAACAGCGCGGTGTTTTCGGACGGGACGTTCGTCTACATCCCCGAAGGCGTGCGCTGCCCGATGGAGCTGAGTACCTATTTCCGCATCAACGCCGCCAACACCGGGCAGTTCGAACGGACGCTGATCATCGCCGACAAGGGCTCGCATGTCAGCTATCTCGAAGGCTGTACGGCGCCGATGCGCGATGAAAACCAGCTGCATGCAGCGGTCGTCGAACTGGTGGCGATGGACGATGCCGAGATCAAATATTCGACGGTGCAGAACTGGTATCCGGGCGACGCCAATGGCGTCGGCGGCATCTACAATTTCGTCACCAAGCGGGCGAACTGCCTCGGCAAGCGCAGCAAGGTCAGCTGGACCCAGGTCGAAACCGGCAGCGCGATCACCTGGAAATATCCGTCCTGCGTGCTCAGTGGTGAAGATTCGGTCGGCGAATTCTATTCGGTGGCGGTGACCAACAATCGCCAGCAGGCCGATACCGGCACCAAGATGATCCACCTCGGCCGCGGCACCAGGTCGACGATCGTCAGCAAGGGCATTTCGGCCGGGCGCTCGCAGGGCACCTATCGCGGGCTGGTGCGGGTGGCGGCGTCGGCGGAAGGCGCGCGCAATCATACCCAGTGCGATTCGCTGCTGCTGGGGTCGGACTGCGGTGCCCATACCGTGCCCTATATCGAGGTGCGCAACCCGACCGCGATCATCGAGCATGAGGCGACGACGTCGAAGATCAGCGACGACCAGCTGTTCTATGCGCAGTCGCGCGGGCTCGATGCCGAGGCGGCAGTGGCGTTGATCGTCAACGGCTTCTGCAAGGAAGTGCTGCAGCAGCTGCCGATGGAATTCGCGGTGGAAGCGCAGAAGCTGCTCGGGATTTCGCTGGAAGGAAGCGTCGGATGA
- the sufC gene encoding Fe-S cluster assembly ATPase SufC, with product MLVIDNLRAEIDGKTILNGLSLTVGGGEVHAIMGPNGAGKSTLSYVLAGRAGYEVTGGSVTFMGSDLLALAPHERAAAGVFLGLQYPVEIPGVSNLMFLRTALNAQRVLRGETEASGAEFMKLVKAAAAELGLPYEMLKRSVNQGFSGGEKKRNEMVQMAVLEPRLAVLDETDSGLDIDALRVVSDGINRMRSPDRATLLITHYQRLLDYVVPDYVHVLVAGRIVRTGGPELAHVLEADGYTAIAA from the coding sequence ATGCTCGTCATCGACAATCTTCGCGCCGAAATCGACGGCAAGACCATCCTCAACGGGCTGTCGCTGACGGTCGGCGGCGGCGAGGTCCATGCCATCATGGGGCCGAACGGCGCCGGCAAGTCGACGCTGTCCTATGTGCTCGCCGGGCGCGCCGGTTACGAAGTGACGGGCGGGTCGGTGACCTTCATGGGGTCCGACCTGCTGGCCCTGGCACCGCACGAGCGCGCCGCCGCCGGCGTGTTCCTGGGGCTGCAATATCCCGTCGAAATCCCCGGCGTATCGAACCTGATGTTCCTGCGCACGGCGCTCAACGCCCAGCGTGTGTTGCGCGGCGAGACCGAAGCTTCGGGTGCCGAGTTCATGAAGCTGGTCAAGGCGGCGGCGGCGGAGCTGGGGCTGCCTTATGAGATGCTCAAGCGTTCGGTGAACCAGGGGTTTTCGGGCGGCGAGAAGAAGCGCAACGAAATGGTGCAGATGGCGGTGCTCGAACCCCGGCTGGCGGTGCTCGACGAGACCGACAGCGGCCTCGACATCGATGCGCTGCGGGTGGTGTCGGACGGCATCAACCGGATGCGGTCGCCCGATCGCGCGACGCTGCTGATCACCCATTATCAGCGGCTACTCGACTATGTCGTGCCGGATTATGTCCATGTGCTGGTGGCGGGGCGGATCGTGCGCACTGGCGGCCCGGAACTGGCGCATGTGCTCGAAGCCGATGGCTATACGGCGATCGCGGCGTGA
- a CDS encoding SufD family Fe-S cluster assembly protein yields the protein MTAVPTRRLEDWRYSDIAQVARAWPVAAEVVQVAAGTAETRMVVQDAGPGSATIRQFDVVIEAGGALAFHIINSGGAYGRVALDVALHAGARFDLGGIIIAGGEQVLEIVTTVRHLGPGAVSKQVVRCVAGGTATATYLGKVAVARAGQQTDAAQSFKALLLDRGATANAKPELEIFADDVKCAHGATVGELDRNALFYLESRGVPPLAAQALLTRAFLSDALAGIGDDDAREAAEARVTALLEAVA from the coding sequence GTGACGGCGGTCCCGACCCGGCGGCTGGAGGATTGGCGGTACAGCGATATCGCGCAGGTGGCACGCGCCTGGCCGGTGGCGGCCGAAGTCGTCCAGGTCGCGGCCGGTACGGCGGAGACGCGGATGGTCGTGCAGGATGCCGGTCCGGGCAGCGCGACCATCCGCCAGTTCGACGTGGTGATCGAGGCGGGCGGCGCACTGGCCTTCCACATCATCAACAGCGGCGGTGCCTATGGGCGGGTGGCGCTCGACGTGGCGCTGCATGCCGGCGCACGCTTCGACCTTGGCGGCATCATCATCGCCGGCGGCGAGCAGGTGCTGGAGATCGTCACCACGGTGCGCCATCTGGGGCCGGGGGCGGTGAGCAAGCAGGTCGTCCGCTGCGTGGCGGGCGGCACGGCGACCGCGACCTATCTCGGCAAGGTGGCCGTGGCACGCGCCGGCCAGCAGACCGATGCGGCGCAGTCGTTCAAGGCACTGTTGCTCGACCGGGGTGCGACGGCGAATGCCAAGCCCGAGCTGGAGATTTTTGCCGATGACGTCAAATGCGCCCATGGTGCGACGGTCGGCGAACTCGACCGCAATGCGTTGTTCTATCTCGAAAGCCGCGGTGTGCCGCCGCTGGCGGCGCAGGCGCTGCTGACGCGCGCGTTCCTGTCGGATGCGCTCGCCGGGATCGGCGACGACGACGCGCGCGAAGCCGCCGAAGCGCGGGTGACGGCGCTGCTGGAGGCCGTGGCATGA
- the recF gene encoding DNA replication/repair protein RecF (All proteins in this family for which functions are known are DNA-binding proteins that assist the filamentation of RecA onto DNA for the initiation of recombination or recombinational repair.) has product MPAIVRLALTDFRSYAVAAVTAAPGAVVITGDNGAGKTNILDAISLLGPGRGLRGAALSDAARSSGPGGWSVAATLAADGGAVEIGTGTSAAAPERRIVRVNGAAATAATLGEWLALVWLTPAMDRIFADTPAARRRFLDRLVLALHPDHARQSVRYDAAMRDRTRLLTGEAPADTQWLAALEAAMAEHGAAIAAARADTVAALADAVAAAPDGPFARPLLALGGGETGPDFAAALARSRSADAAAGRALLGPHRADLLVTHAAKGEAAARGSTGEQKALLIAIILGHAELVAARTGRAPLLLLDEVAAHLDAGRRAVLFDRLAATGSQLWMTGTDPGLFAGVAGATWLRVVEGRVEG; this is encoded by the coding sequence ATGCCTGCCATCGTTCGCCTCGCGCTCACCGATTTTCGCTCCTACGCCGTGGCGGCCGTCACCGCCGCACCGGGTGCCGTTGTCATTACCGGCGACAATGGTGCCGGCAAGACCAATATTCTCGACGCGATCTCGCTGCTCGGGCCGGGGCGGGGGTTGCGCGGCGCGGCGCTGTCGGATGCGGCGCGGAGCAGCGGCCCTGGCGGCTGGAGCGTGGCCGCGACCCTGGCCGCCGACGGCGGCGCCGTGGAGATCGGCACCGGCACCAGTGCCGCCGCACCGGAACGGCGGATCGTGCGCGTCAACGGCGCCGCGGCGACGGCGGCGACGCTGGGCGAATGGCTGGCGCTGGTCTGGCTGACTCCGGCGATGGACCGGATCTTTGCCGACACACCGGCGGCGCGGCGGCGGTTTCTCGATCGGCTGGTGCTGGCGCTGCACCCGGACCATGCCCGGCAGAGCGTGCGCTACGATGCGGCGATGCGCGACCGGACGCGGTTGCTGACGGGTGAGGCGCCGGCCGATACGCAATGGCTTGCGGCGCTGGAGGCGGCGATGGCCGAGCATGGCGCAGCGATCGCCGCGGCACGGGCTGACACGGTGGCGGCGCTGGCGGACGCCGTGGCGGCAGCGCCGGACGGGCCGTTCGCGCGGCCGCTGCTGGCGCTGGGCGGGGGCGAGACCGGCCCCGATTTCGCGGCGGCCCTCGCGCGGAGCCGGAGTGCCGATGCGGCGGCGGGGCGGGCGCTGTTGGGGCCGCACCGCGCCGATTTGCTGGTGACGCACGCTGCCAAGGGGGAGGCAGCGGCGCGGGGTTCCACCGGCGAACAGAAGGCGCTGCTGATCGCCATCATCCTCGGCCATGCCGAGCTCGTGGCGGCGCGCACCGGGCGGGCGCCGCTGCTGCTGCTCGATGAAGTGGCCGCGCATCTCGACGCCGGCCGGCGGGCGGTGCTGTTCGACCGGTTGGCAGCGACGGGGTCGCAATTGTGGATGACGGGGACCGACCCGGGGCTGTTTGCGGGCGTTGCGGGGGCGACGTGGTTGCGGGTGGTCGAAGGGCGAGTGGAGGGTTGA
- a CDS encoding DUF59 domain-containing protein yields MTERTFEVQEVSEAAPVAKAPPLRAQQERNPDYLEGFLNKAPEPLHAGPGDDLVGEIVAALRQIFDPEIPVNIYDLGLIYNVEVADGHAVVTMTLTTPHCPVAETMPGEVEMRVMSVPGVASSEVNLVWDPAWDPGKMSDEAKLEMGML; encoded by the coding sequence ATGACTGAGCGCACATTCGAGGTTCAAGAGGTCAGCGAGGCGGCGCCTGTCGCCAAGGCGCCGCCGCTGCGCGCGCAACAGGAGCGCAACCCGGATTATCTCGAAGGCTTTCTGAACAAGGCGCCCGAGCCGCTGCATGCGGGACCGGGTGACGATCTGGTCGGCGAGATCGTCGCGGCGCTGCGCCAGATCTTCGACCCCGAGATTCCGGTCAACATCTATGACCTGGGACTGATCTACAATGTCGAGGTCGCCGACGGCCATGCCGTGGTGACGATGACGCTGACGACGCCGCATTGCCCGGTGGCCGAAACCATGCCCGGCGAAGTCGAAATGCGGGTGATGAGCGTGCCGGGCGTGGCGTCTTCCGAGGTCAACCTGGTCTGGGACCCGGCATGGGACCCGGGCAAGATGAGCGACGAGGCCAAGCTTGAAATGGGAATGTTGTGA
- a CDS encoding DUF885 domain-containing protein, translating to MRHIYLLAAALILPAPLLAQAPAPAAAAAPAAKPATAADAELAAFFDAYDKAQLARSPQGQSYRGIKTDQDKWNDGSDAAAIRNHDADQKALADMRARFAKADLSPDSKLSYRLFEKAMQRRDAGFRFRHDNYVFDQMNGAQSEYPAFLINIHGIKTKADAQAYVARLQGIGPALDQEIATSETRARAGVMPPKWVYPYVINDARNTVKGAPFDNSGVDSPLLADFKAKVARLDIAPGEKDALVADATKALLTSVQPAYRRLVTAMEAQEKKAGTIDGIWRFKDGAAYYAANLANYTTTDMTAAQIHALGLAQVERIHGEMMEIARKTGFKGALPEFLAYMRNNKAFNLPEGEAGKAEYLKRANAFLDDIRPKLPQYFANLPKAPVVVKAVEPFREQSAGKAFYQSPAEDGSRPGTVYVNLYRMADMPTTEIEPLIYHEGLPGHHLERANSTELKNVPAFRKFGGFTAYSEGWGLYSEKLAKEMGQYADPNDDFGRLQLELHRAIRLVVDTGIHDKHWSREDAIKYLTANSAEPLGGIEKAIERYAVYPGQATAYMVGRLKISELRDRAEKALGPDNFDIRDFHNVVLKTGAVPLDILEENVDAWIASAKQYAQEP from the coding sequence ATGCGCCACATTTACCTGCTCGCCGCCGCCTTGATCCTGCCCGCCCCGTTGCTCGCGCAGGCGCCGGCGCCCGCCGCTGCGGCTGCGCCCGCGGCAAAGCCGGCGACCGCCGCCGATGCCGAACTGGCGGCGTTCTTCGATGCCTATGACAAGGCGCAGCTGGCGCGCAGCCCGCAGGGGCAAAGCTATCGCGGCATCAAGACCGACCAGGACAAATGGAACGACGGCAGCGACGCCGCGGCGATCCGCAACCATGACGCCGACCAGAAGGCGCTGGCGGACATGCGGGCGCGCTTTGCCAAGGCCGATCTCAGCCCCGATTCGAAGCTGTCATACCGGTTGTTCGAAAAGGCGATGCAGCGCCGCGATGCCGGCTTCCGCTTCCGCCATGACAATTATGTCTTTGACCAGATGAACGGCGCGCAGAGCGAATATCCGGCGTTCCTGATCAACATCCATGGTATCAAGACCAAGGCCGATGCTCAGGCCTATGTGGCGCGGTTGCAGGGCATCGGCCCGGCGCTCGACCAGGAAATCGCGACCAGCGAAACGCGCGCCAGGGCCGGTGTGATGCCGCCGAAATGGGTCTATCCCTATGTCATCAACGATGCCCGCAACACGGTGAAGGGTGCGCCGTTCGACAACTCCGGGGTCGATTCGCCGCTGCTTGCCGACTTCAAGGCCAAGGTCGCCAGACTCGACATCGCGCCGGGCGAAAAGGATGCGCTGGTGGCCGACGCGACGAAGGCGCTGCTGACCAGCGTGCAGCCGGCGTATCGGCGGCTGGTGACGGCGATGGAGGCGCAGGAGAAGAAGGCCGGCACCATCGACGGCATCTGGCGGTTCAAGGACGGCGCCGCCTATTACGCCGCCAACCTGGCCAATTACACGACGACCGACATGACCGCGGCGCAGATCCACGCGCTGGGGCTGGCGCAGGTCGAACGCATCCATGGCGAGATGATGGAGATTGCCAGGAAGACCGGCTTCAAGGGCGCTCTGCCCGAATTCCTGGCGTATATGCGCAACAACAAGGCCTTCAACCTGCCGGAAGGCGAGGCCGGCAAGGCGGAATATCTGAAGCGCGCCAACGCCTTCCTCGACGATATCCGCCCCAAGCTGCCGCAATATTTCGCCAACCTGCCCAAGGCACCGGTGGTGGTGAAAGCAGTCGAGCCGTTCCGCGAGCAGTCGGCGGGCAAGGCATTCTACCAGTCGCCGGCGGAGGATGGGTCACGGCCCGGAACGGTCTATGTCAATCTCTACCGCATGGCCGACATGCCGACGACCGAGATCGAGCCGCTGATCTACCATGAAGGGCTGCCGGGGCATCATCTCGAGCGGGCCAATTCGACGGAGTTGAAGAATGTTCCGGCGTTCCGCAAGTTCGGCGGCTTTACCGCGTACAGCGAGGGCTGGGGGCTGTATTCGGAAAAGCTGGCGAAGGAGATGGGGCAATATGCCGACCCCAACGACGATTTCGGGCGGCTGCAGCTGGAACTGCATCGCGCCATCCGGCTGGTCGTCGACACCGGCATCCACGACAAGCACTGGAGCCGCGAGGACGCGATCAAATATCTGACCGCGAACAGCGCCGAACCGCTGGGCGGGATCGAAAAGGCGATCGAGCGCTATGCTGTCTATCCGGGCCAGGCGACGGCGTACATGGTCGGCCGGCTGAAGATTTCGGAGCTGCGCGACCGGGCGGAAAAGGCCTTGGGACCCGACAATTTCGACATTCGCGACTTTCACAATGTCGTGCTGAAGACCGGTGCGGTGCCGCTCGACATCCTCGAGGAGAATGTCGATGCGTGGATCGCGTCGGCGAAGCAATATGCGCAGGAGCCCTGA
- a CDS encoding GNAT family N-acetyltransferase, with the protein MLIRAARADDAPAIWQVIAPVIRAGETYALDRDMTEADALAYWLAPEKTTFVLESDGAILGSYYLRANAAGGGRHVANAGYITAGAASGRGIARAMCAHSLVEARAQGFRAMQFNLVVSTNGRAVALWQAMGFAIVGRLPAAFDHPALGPVDALVMYQSLGSRS; encoded by the coding sequence ATGCTGATCCGCGCTGCCCGTGCCGACGATGCGCCGGCCATCTGGCAGGTCATCGCCCCGGTGATTCGCGCCGGCGAAACCTATGCCCTTGACCGCGACATGACCGAGGCCGACGCGCTCGCCTATTGGCTGGCGCCCGAAAAAACCACCTTCGTCCTCGAATCCGACGGTGCGATCCTGGGCAGCTATTATCTGCGCGCCAACGCCGCCGGCGGCGGCCGCCATGTCGCCAACGCCGGCTATATCACTGCCGGGGCGGCCAGCGGGCGCGGCATCGCCCGCGCCATGTGCGCCCATTCGCTCGTGGAGGCGCGGGCGCAAGGGTTTCGCGCCATGCAATTCAACCTTGTCGTCAGCACCAACGGCCGCGCCGTGGCGCTGTGGCAGGCGATGGGCTTTGCCATCGTCGGCCGCTTGCCGGCGGCGTTCGACCACCCGGCCCTTGGGCCCGTCGACGCGCTGGTCATGTATCAGTCGCTGGGATCGCGGTCCTGA